The proteins below come from a single Mucilaginibacter mali genomic window:
- a CDS encoding alpha/beta fold hydrolase → MRYFRLIFVAILFLVTITTVILGGLYLYRNTEKKTLSAAERQHVPGSFIKLKDGFTHYQLAGPDTGKVVVLLSGFSVPYYIWDGTFEYLARHGYRVLRYDYYGRGYSDRPNSVYNKAFYFNQINQLISALHLKTPFHLAGISFGGRLATDFTSQYPALVDKVILLDPGYHEMEPDKPQAVTRYYETIHPRERAEVQMADFKYPERHPDWIAKYKVQMQYKGFINALISTMYNYQCDGRASNLRLNNQHKPVLLIWGREDTTDPFSYSDSIRTVLNAQFFPVDDAGHLPSVEQPGIVNKRILAFLQAK, encoded by the coding sequence ATGCGCTATTTCCGACTGATTTTTGTTGCCATACTTTTTTTGGTAACTATTACCACTGTTATACTCGGCGGCCTTTATTTATACCGGAATACCGAGAAAAAAACTTTATCTGCCGCCGAACGGCAACATGTGCCGGGTAGCTTTATTAAGCTGAAGGATGGCTTTACCCATTATCAGCTTGCAGGCCCCGATACTGGTAAAGTAGTGGTTTTATTATCGGGCTTTAGTGTGCCATACTATATCTGGGACGGCACTTTTGAGTACCTGGCCCGCCATGGTTACCGGGTTTTACGATACGATTATTATGGTCGCGGTTACTCAGACAGGCCCAACAGTGTTTATAACAAGGCCTTTTACTTTAACCAGATCAACCAATTAATAAGCGCCTTGCATTTAAAAACGCCGTTTCATTTGGCGGGCATATCTTTTGGCGGCCGCCTGGCTACCGATTTCACCTCGCAATACCCGGCATTGGTAGATAAAGTAATACTCCTTGACCCCGGCTACCATGAAATGGAACCCGATAAACCACAGGCTGTAACCCGCTATTACGAAACCATACACCCGCGCGAACGCGCAGAGGTGCAAATGGCCGATTTTAAATATCCCGAACGACATCCCGACTGGATAGCTAAATACAAAGTACAAATGCAGTATAAAGGCTTTATTAATGCATTGATATCAACCATGTACAATTACCAGTGCGATGGCCGGGCAAGCAATTTACGTTTGAATAACCAACACAAGCCTGTATTATTAATTTGGGGGCGTGAGGATACCACCGATCCGTTTAGCTATAGCGATTCGATACGCACGGTATTGAATGCTCAGTTTTTCCCTGTTGACGATGCAGGCCATTTGCCATCGGTTGAGCAGCCTGGTATAGTGAATAAACGGATACTGGCTTTTTTGCAAGCTAAATAA